One window of Trifolium pratense cultivar HEN17-A07 linkage group LG5, ARS_RC_1.1, whole genome shotgun sequence genomic DNA carries:
- the LOC123883349 gene encoding 1-phosphatidylinositol-3-phosphate 5-kinase FAB1B-like isoform X1 has product MRKLDCLSMDALDKTFSELVSIIKSWIPWQSEPANVSRDFWMPDHSCAVCYDCDSQFTLFNRRHHCRLCGRIFCSKCTTNSVPAPFSSQRNSWDEWEKIRVCNFCYTQWEEGKVSFDNSGQVSNLDRTMSASSVASSKSSATANSSNVTLCSMPYSVGSYHQIQQGSCVNKLYQSPKKGKETDREGLSSLGGLSSLGGRNIDPVEDLGDSLPKQCEFSMSRSDDDDDEEDDYGVYPSDSDTRQYPQVNSYYGQAVLDGISNIDGSQKVHPDGENIDAKLSSNYNFDAGGLDGRPVIAKNEDEPDICDENEAPSSLYVSEDVDAEPVDFENNGLLWLPPEPEDEEDDREAILFDDDEDDGGNNTGEWSYKRNSNSFGSGEFRHKDRSNEEHKKVMKNVVDGHFRALVSQLLQVENLPVEDNNENSWLEIIISLSWEAANLLKPDMSKGGGMDPAGYSKVKCIACGSRIESVVVKGVVCKKNVAHRRMTSKVDKPRMLILGGALEYQRVTNLLSSVDTLLQQETDHLKMAVAKLASFKPHILLVEKSVSRYAQEYLLAKDITLVLNVKRSLLERIARCTGTQIVPSIDHLSSQKLGYCEIFHVEKFPEDLTPVSQGGKKPVKTLMFFEGCPKPLGCTILLRGADMDELKKVKHVVQYAVFAAYHLAMETSFLADEGVSLPELPLNSLALPNKSSSIQRSISTVPGFTVPGNENPQALEPDTGPRRTKSVTVAELASSICNTGSLSNVSSRSLPPGTILDDSSILYSSIVGSGDDIPELYHNNLLSKQPLVKETSVVDNTPVVMDDSFVNDSDTAEKIYQGILAGKSQNENDHSQIYANQLSGSESLSPNHAQNHIEKIVITNEEVPQKEEFPPSPSDHQSILVSLSSRCVWKGTVCERSHLFRIKYYGSFDKPLGRFLRDHLFDQSYRCHSCDMPSEAHVHCYTHRQGTLTISVKKLPEIILPGEREGKIWMWHRCLRCPRINGFPPATQRIVMSDAAWGLSFGKFLELSFSNHAAASRVASCGHSLHRDCLRFYGFGKMVACFRYASIDVHSVYLPPHKLIFDYGNEDWIQKESNEVQYLKSWILKFGCMKVNLISGCLQMVNRAELLFSEVLNGLSQIGEKRSPGVAQGNSGHKTPELRRQVGDLEGLLQREKLEFEETLKKILNQEKRNGQPGIDILEINRLWRQLLFQSYMWDHRLIYADSLANSNNESGQSSPVSEDKEIPNDENVTTAVSLAGRGFSSADSIHGVVDAKSSQSDAFHQEVDMAKNKQNEKEELNLSNSKSTNDHSDLIEPELGVRRALSEGPFPVVPSLSDTLDAKWTGENQKDSTSVNPDISMADALTPTIQRETSYLGDRTEDQSSSKSFFSAPKGHDNIEDSLSWLGMPFVNFYRQFNKNLFASSQKIETLADYNPVFVSSFGKLELQGGARMLLPIGINETVIPIYDDEPSSIIAYALMLPEYHSQLSDEGERPKEGIELASSFFTDSVAFQSFSSADESAFDSQKSFGSIDDMILSMSGSRNSSMLDSLSYSKAMHARVSFGEDGPLGKVKYSVTGYYAKRFEALRRVCCPSELNYIRSLSRCKKWRAQGGKSNVFFAKTLDDRFIIKQVTKTELESFIKFGPEYFKYLSESIGTGSPTCLAKILGIYQVTSKHLKGGKETRMDVLVMENLLYRRTVTRLYDLKGSSRSRYNADSTGKNKVLLDQNLIEAMPTSPIFVGNKAKRLLERAVWNDTGFLASVDVMDYSLLVGVDEEKHELVLGIIDFMRQYTWDKHLETWVKASGILGGPKNTSPTVISPKQYKKRFRKAMTTYFLMLPDQWSPPSMIPSNSQSDLGEEKEKESNT; this is encoded by the exons ATGCGGAAGCTAGATTGTTTGTCGATGGATGCATTAGACAAGACCTTTTCTGAGCTTGTCAGCATTATTAAATCATGGATACCCTGGCAATCTGAGCCAGCAAACGTGTCTCGTGATTTTTGGATGCCGGATCACAGTTGTGCAGTATGCTACGATTGTGATTCCCAATTCACCTTATTTAATCGCAGACACCATTGTCGTCTTTGTGGACGAATTTTCTGTTCCAAGTGTACAACAAACTCGGTTCCTGCCCCATTTAGCAGCCAAAGGAATTCTTGGGACGAGTGGGAAAAGATCCGTGTATGCAATTTTTGTTATACGCAATGGGAGGAGGGCAAAGTCTCTTTTGATAACAGTGGTCAGGTTTCTAATCTAGATCGTACAATGTCGGCTTCGAGTGTGGCTAGTAGTAAATCTAGTGCCACTGCTAATAGTAGTAATGTTACTCTTTGCTCCATGCCTTATTCAGTTGGTTCTTATCATCAAATACAACAGGGTTCATGCGTGAATAAACTATATCAATCACCTAAGAAGGGAAAAGAAACTGATAGGGAAGGTTTATCATCCTTAGGAGGTTTGTCATCCTTAGGAGGGAGGAATATTGATCCTGTAGAAGACCTAGGGGACTCATTACCAAAGCAATGTGAGTTCTCCATGAGCAG gagtgatgatgatgatgatgaggaggaTGATTATGGTGTATATCCGTCTGATTCCGATACGAGGCAATATCCTCAAGTGAATAGCTACTATGGACAAGCTGTGCTTGATGGGATAAGCAACATTGATGGCTCACAGAAAGTGCATCCCGATGGAGAAAATATTGATGCAAAACTCTCTTCAAATTACAATTTTGATGCAGGGGGTTTGGACGGAAGACCAGTTATTgcaaaaaatgaagatgagcctgATATCTGTGATGAAAATGAAGCACCTTCCTCGTTATATGTTTCAGAGGATGTTGATGCTGAACCTGttgattttgaaaataatgGACTCCTGTGGCTCCCTCCAGAAccagaagatgaagaagatgatcgGGAAGCTATTTTGTTTGATGACGATGAGGATGATGGTGGGAATAACACTGGAGAGTGGAGTTATAAGCGCAATTCAAATAGTTTTGGAAGTGGGGAGTTTCGACACAAAGATAGGTCAAATGAGGAGCACAAGAAGGTAATGAAGAATGTAGTTGATGGACATTTTAGGGCTTTGGTATCGCAGCTGTTACAAGTTGAGAACCTACCGGTTGAAGACAATAACGAAAACAGTTGGTTGGAAATAATCATATCTCTGTCATGGGAAGCTGCTAATTTACTAAAACCAGATATGAGCAAAGGCGGAGGGATGGACCCGGCTGGTTATTCGAAAGTCAAATGCATAGCATGTGGGAGCCGCATTGAAAG TGTGGTGGTTAAAGGAGTTGTTTGTAAGAAAAATGTGGCTCATCGGCGAATGACGTCAAAAGTGGATAAACCTCGCATGTTGATCCTTGGAGGGGCTCTTGAATATCAGCGTGTTACCAATCTCTTGTCTAGTGTAGATACCCTATTGCAGCAG GAAACGGACCATCTGAAAATGGCAGTGGCAAAGTTAGCTTCATTCAAACCACATATCCTTCTGGTAGAGAAATCAGTTTCTCGATATGCACAGGAGTATCTTCTTGCAAAAGACATAACACTGGTTCTGAATGTAAAGAGATCTCTTTTAGAGCGCATAGCACGTTGCACAGGCACTCAAATAGTGCCTTCAATTGATCATCTTTCATCACAAAAGTTGGGTTACTGTGAAATATTTCATGTTGAAAAGTTTCCCGAAGACCTAACTCCTGTTAGTCAGGGTGGGAAAAAACCAGTGAAAACATTGATGTTTTTTGAAGGTTGCCCAAAACCATTAGGTTGCACA ATTTTACTTAGAGGAGCTGACATGGATGAATTGAAAAAGGTGAAGCATGTGGTTCAGTATGCAGTTTTTGCAGCTTACCATTTGGCGATGGAGACATCTTTTCTTGCTGATGAAGGAGTCTCCCTACCAGAACTTCCATTAAACAGTCTGGCTCTTCCGAATAAGTCATCATCTATTCAAAGGTCCATCTCAACAGTTCCTGGTTTTACTGTTCCTGGCAATGAAAATCCCCAGGCCCTTGAACCTGACACTGGACCACGAAGAACGAAAAGTGTCACAGTTGCTGAACTAGCCTCCTCAATTTGCAATACAGGATCCTTGTCTAATGTTTCTTCTCGATCACTGCCACCTGGAACAATTCTTGATGATTCAAGTATCTTGTACTCCTCCATTGTTGGCTCAGGAGATGACATTCCCGAGTTGTACCATAATAATCTTCTTTCCAAACAACCTCTGGTGAAAGAAACTTCTGTGGTGGATAACACTCCGGTAGTCATGGATGACTCCTTTGTAAATGATTCTGATACTGCAGAGAAAATATATCAAGGCATTTTAGCTGGAAAATCTCAAAATGAAAATGATCATAGCCAAATCTACGCAAATCAATTAAGTGGTTCAGAGTCGTTATCTCCAAATCATGCTCAAAACCATATTGAGAAGATTGTAATCACAAATGAAGAAGTTCCTCAAAAAGAAGAGTTTCCTCCATCACCCTCTGACCATCAAAGCATTTTGGTGTCATTGTCCTCGCGGTGTGTATGGAAGGGAACTGTGTGTGAGAGGTCCCATCTATTTCGAATTAAATACTATGGAAGCTTTGATAAACCATTGGGTCGGTTTCTGCGAGACCATTTATTTGATCAG AGTTATCGATGCCATTCTTGTGATATGCCATCAGAAGCACATGTGCATTGTTATACTCATCGGCAGGGAACACTTACCATATCAGTCAAGAAACTACCAGAAATTATCCTTCCTGGTGAAAGGGAGGGAAAGATTTGGATGTGGCACAGGTGCTTGCGATGTCCAAGAATCAATGGCTTTCCTCCTGCCACACAGAGAATAGTAATGTCTGATGCTGCTTGGGGTTTATCATTTGGAAAGTTTTTGGAGCTCAGTTTCTCAAACCATGCTGCAGCCAGCAGGGTGGCAAGCTGTGGCCATTCTCTACACAGAGATTGTCTTCGTTTTTATGG ATTTGGGAAAATGGTTGCTTGTTTTCGATATGCATCAATTGATGTACACTCTGTCTACCTTCCCCCACACAAACTGATTTTTGATTACGGGAATGAAGATTGGATACAAAAAGAATCAAACGAGGTTCAATATTTGAAGTCTTGGATTTTAAAATTTGGTTGTATGAAAGTGAATCTAATTTCTGGTTGTTTACAGATGGTCAACCGGGCAGAGCTTTTATTCTCCGAAGTACTCAATGGTCTTAGTCAAATTGGAGAGAAAAGATCTCCGGGTGTAGCCCAAGGCAATAGTGGCCATAAAACACCTGAATTAAGACGCCAAGTTGGTGATCTGGAAGGGTTGTTGCAAAGGGAGAAACTGGAATTTGAG GAAACTCTTAAAAAGATTTTGAACCAAGAAAAGAGAAATGGCCAACCTGGGATTGACATTCTGGAAATTAATCGATTGTGGAGGCAGTTACTTTTCCAATCATACATGTGGGATCACCGCCTTATTTATGCAGACAGCTTAGCTAATTCCAACAATGAATCTGGTCAAAGCAGTCCAGTTTCAGAGGATAAGGAAATACCTAATGATGAAAACGTGACGACTGCGGTCTCCTTGGCAGGAAGGGGATTCAGTAGTGCCGACTCTATTCATGGAGTAGTTGATGCCAAAAGTTCTCAGTCAGATGCATTTCATCAAGAAGTTGACATGGCCAAAAATAAGCAAAACGAGAAAGAAGAACTTAATCTTTCAAACAGCAAAAGCACAAATGACCATTCTGACCTTATAGAACCTGAATTGGGTGTTCGAAGAGCTCTCTCTGAGGGGCCATTTCCTGTCGTACCTAGTTTGTCTGATACACTTGATGCAAAATGGACAGGTGAAAACCAAAAGGATAGCACATCTGTAAACCCTGATATATCTATGGCAGATGCTTTAACGCCCACTATACAAAGAGAAACATCCTATCTTGGGGATCGCACAGAAGACCAGAGCAGCTCCAAGAGTTTTTTTTCTGCTCCTAAAGGTCACGATAATATAGAAGACTCTTTAAGCTGGTTAGGAATGCCCTTTGTAAACTTTTATCGCCAATTTAACAAGAATTTGTTTGCTAGTAGCCAGAAGATTGAAACACTAGCGGACTACAATCCTGTTTTTGTATCGTCCTTCGGGAAGCTGGAACTCCAAGGTGGTGCAAGGATGCTTCTGCCAATCGGTATTAATGAGACTGTAATTCCAATATATGATGATGAACCCTCGAGTATTATAGCTTATGCCTTGATGTTACCGGAGTATCATTCCCAATTATCTGACGAAGGAGAGAGACCGAAAGAAGGAATTGAGTTGGCATCATCCTTTTTTACCGACTCTGTTGCCTTCCAGTCGTTTTCATCTGCCGATGAATCTGCTTTTGATTCTCAGAAAAGTTTCGGGTCGATCGACGATATGATATTGTCCATGTCTGGGTCTCGTAACTCGTCAATGTTGGACTCGTTGTCTTATAGTAAAGCTATGCATGCTAGAGTTTCCTTCGGAGAAGACGGTCCCCTTGGAAAGGTAAAATATTCTGTGACTGGTTACTATGCGAAGCGATTTGAAGCCTTAAGAAGAGTCTGTTGTCCTTCAGAGCTCAACTACATAAGGTCTCTAAGTCGCTGTAAGAAATGGAGAGCTCAAGGTGGGAAGAGTAATGTATTCTTTGCAAAAACCTTGGATGATCGATTTATCATCAAACAAGTTACCAAAACAGAACTTGAATCGTTCATTAAATTTGGTCCTGAATACTTCAAGTACCTTTCTGAATCCATAGGAACAGGAAGTCCAACATGCCTGGCAAAGATTCTTGGCATATACCAG GTTACGTCAAAGCATCTTAAAGGAGGTAAAGAGACAAGGATGGATGTTTTGGTTATGGAGAATCTTCTATATAGGAGGACCGTGACACGACTTTATGATCTCAAAGGATCTTCCAGGTCTCGGTATAACGCAGATAGTACAGGGAAAAACAAAGTTCTGCTGGACCAGAACTTGATTGAAGCAATGCCAACTTCTCCTATTTTTGTGGGAAACAAAGCAAAACGACTGTTAGAAAGAGCGGTCTGGAATGATACGGGTTTTCTTGCA TCAGTTGATGTAATGGACTATTCATTACTAGTTGGAGTGGATGAAGAAAAGCACGAGTTAGTTCTCGGAATAATTGATTTCATGAGGCAGTATACATGGGACAAGCATCTTGAAACATGGGTGAAAGCTTCAGGAATCCTTGGAGGACCAAAGAACACATCACCAACAGTTATATCACCAAAGCAATACAAGAAAAGGTTTAGGAAAGCAATGACAACTTACTTTCTCATGCTTCCGGATCAATGGTCTCCGCCATCTATGATACCTAGTAATTCTCAGTCTGATTTaggtgaagaaaaagaaaaagaaagcaaTACATAG
- the LOC123883349 gene encoding 1-phosphatidylinositol-3-phosphate 5-kinase FAB1B-like isoform X2, with amino-acid sequence MRKLDCLSMDALDKTFSELVSIIKSWIPWQSEPANVSRDFWMPDHSCAVCYDCDSQFTLFNRRHHCRLCGRIFCSKCTTNSVPAPFSSQRNSWDEWEKIRVCNFCYTQWEEGKVSFDNSGQVSNLDRTMSASSVASSKSSATANSSNVTLCSMPYSVGSYHQIQQGSCVNKLYQSPKKGKETDREGLSSLGGLSSLGGRNIDPVEDLGDSLPKQCEFSMSRSDDDDDEEDDYGVYPSDSDTRQYPQVNSYYGQAVLDGISNIDGSQKVHPDGENIDAKLSSNYNFDAGGLDGRPVIAKNEDEPDICDENEAPSSLYVSEDVDAEPVDFENNGLLWLPPEPEDEEDDREAILFDDDEDDGGNNTGEWSYKRNSNSFGSGEFRHKDRSNEEHKKVMKNVVDGHFRALVSQLLQVENLPVEDNNENSWLEIIISLSWEAANLLKPDMSKGGGMDPAGYSKVKCIACGSRIESVVVKGVVCKKNVAHRRMTSKVDKPRMLILGGALEYQRVTNLLSSVDTLLQQETDHLKMAVAKLASFKPHILLVEKSVSRYAQEYLLAKDITLVLNVKRSLLERIARCTGTQIVPSIDHLSSQKLGYCEIFHVEKFPEDLTPVSQGGKKPVKTLMFFEGCPKPLGCTILLRGADMDELKKVKHVVQYAVFAAYHLAMETSFLADEGVSLPELPLNSLALPNKSSSIQRSISTVPGFTVPGNENPQALEPDTGPRRTKSVTVAELASSICNTGSLSNVSSRSLPPGTILDDSSILYSSIVGSGDDIPELYHNNLLSKQPLVKETSVVDNTPVVMDDSFVNDSDTAEKIYQGILAGKSQNENDHSQIYANQLSGSESLSPNHAQNHIEKIVITNEEVPQKEEFPPSPSDHQSILVSLSSRCVWKGTVCERSHLFRIKYYGSFDKPLGRFLRDHLFDQSYRCHSCDMPSEAHVHCYTHRQGTLTISVKKLPEIILPGEREGKIWMWHRCLRCPRINGFPPATQRIVMSDAAWGLSFGKFLELSFSNHAAASRVASCGHSLHRDCLRFYGFGKMVACFRYASIDVHSVYLPPHKLIFDYGNEDWIQKESNEMVNRAELLFSEVLNGLSQIGEKRSPGVAQGNSGHKTPELRRQVGDLEGLLQREKLEFEETLKKILNQEKRNGQPGIDILEINRLWRQLLFQSYMWDHRLIYADSLANSNNESGQSSPVSEDKEIPNDENVTTAVSLAGRGFSSADSIHGVVDAKSSQSDAFHQEVDMAKNKQNEKEELNLSNSKSTNDHSDLIEPELGVRRALSEGPFPVVPSLSDTLDAKWTGENQKDSTSVNPDISMADALTPTIQRETSYLGDRTEDQSSSKSFFSAPKGHDNIEDSLSWLGMPFVNFYRQFNKNLFASSQKIETLADYNPVFVSSFGKLELQGGARMLLPIGINETVIPIYDDEPSSIIAYALMLPEYHSQLSDEGERPKEGIELASSFFTDSVAFQSFSSADESAFDSQKSFGSIDDMILSMSGSRNSSMLDSLSYSKAMHARVSFGEDGPLGKVKYSVTGYYAKRFEALRRVCCPSELNYIRSLSRCKKWRAQGGKSNVFFAKTLDDRFIIKQVTKTELESFIKFGPEYFKYLSESIGTGSPTCLAKILGIYQVTSKHLKGGKETRMDVLVMENLLYRRTVTRLYDLKGSSRSRYNADSTGKNKVLLDQNLIEAMPTSPIFVGNKAKRLLERAVWNDTGFLASVDVMDYSLLVGVDEEKHELVLGIIDFMRQYTWDKHLETWVKASGILGGPKNTSPTVISPKQYKKRFRKAMTTYFLMLPDQWSPPSMIPSNSQSDLGEEKEKESNT; translated from the exons ATGCGGAAGCTAGATTGTTTGTCGATGGATGCATTAGACAAGACCTTTTCTGAGCTTGTCAGCATTATTAAATCATGGATACCCTGGCAATCTGAGCCAGCAAACGTGTCTCGTGATTTTTGGATGCCGGATCACAGTTGTGCAGTATGCTACGATTGTGATTCCCAATTCACCTTATTTAATCGCAGACACCATTGTCGTCTTTGTGGACGAATTTTCTGTTCCAAGTGTACAACAAACTCGGTTCCTGCCCCATTTAGCAGCCAAAGGAATTCTTGGGACGAGTGGGAAAAGATCCGTGTATGCAATTTTTGTTATACGCAATGGGAGGAGGGCAAAGTCTCTTTTGATAACAGTGGTCAGGTTTCTAATCTAGATCGTACAATGTCGGCTTCGAGTGTGGCTAGTAGTAAATCTAGTGCCACTGCTAATAGTAGTAATGTTACTCTTTGCTCCATGCCTTATTCAGTTGGTTCTTATCATCAAATACAACAGGGTTCATGCGTGAATAAACTATATCAATCACCTAAGAAGGGAAAAGAAACTGATAGGGAAGGTTTATCATCCTTAGGAGGTTTGTCATCCTTAGGAGGGAGGAATATTGATCCTGTAGAAGACCTAGGGGACTCATTACCAAAGCAATGTGAGTTCTCCATGAGCAG gagtgatgatgatgatgatgaggaggaTGATTATGGTGTATATCCGTCTGATTCCGATACGAGGCAATATCCTCAAGTGAATAGCTACTATGGACAAGCTGTGCTTGATGGGATAAGCAACATTGATGGCTCACAGAAAGTGCATCCCGATGGAGAAAATATTGATGCAAAACTCTCTTCAAATTACAATTTTGATGCAGGGGGTTTGGACGGAAGACCAGTTATTgcaaaaaatgaagatgagcctgATATCTGTGATGAAAATGAAGCACCTTCCTCGTTATATGTTTCAGAGGATGTTGATGCTGAACCTGttgattttgaaaataatgGACTCCTGTGGCTCCCTCCAGAAccagaagatgaagaagatgatcgGGAAGCTATTTTGTTTGATGACGATGAGGATGATGGTGGGAATAACACTGGAGAGTGGAGTTATAAGCGCAATTCAAATAGTTTTGGAAGTGGGGAGTTTCGACACAAAGATAGGTCAAATGAGGAGCACAAGAAGGTAATGAAGAATGTAGTTGATGGACATTTTAGGGCTTTGGTATCGCAGCTGTTACAAGTTGAGAACCTACCGGTTGAAGACAATAACGAAAACAGTTGGTTGGAAATAATCATATCTCTGTCATGGGAAGCTGCTAATTTACTAAAACCAGATATGAGCAAAGGCGGAGGGATGGACCCGGCTGGTTATTCGAAAGTCAAATGCATAGCATGTGGGAGCCGCATTGAAAG TGTGGTGGTTAAAGGAGTTGTTTGTAAGAAAAATGTGGCTCATCGGCGAATGACGTCAAAAGTGGATAAACCTCGCATGTTGATCCTTGGAGGGGCTCTTGAATATCAGCGTGTTACCAATCTCTTGTCTAGTGTAGATACCCTATTGCAGCAG GAAACGGACCATCTGAAAATGGCAGTGGCAAAGTTAGCTTCATTCAAACCACATATCCTTCTGGTAGAGAAATCAGTTTCTCGATATGCACAGGAGTATCTTCTTGCAAAAGACATAACACTGGTTCTGAATGTAAAGAGATCTCTTTTAGAGCGCATAGCACGTTGCACAGGCACTCAAATAGTGCCTTCAATTGATCATCTTTCATCACAAAAGTTGGGTTACTGTGAAATATTTCATGTTGAAAAGTTTCCCGAAGACCTAACTCCTGTTAGTCAGGGTGGGAAAAAACCAGTGAAAACATTGATGTTTTTTGAAGGTTGCCCAAAACCATTAGGTTGCACA ATTTTACTTAGAGGAGCTGACATGGATGAATTGAAAAAGGTGAAGCATGTGGTTCAGTATGCAGTTTTTGCAGCTTACCATTTGGCGATGGAGACATCTTTTCTTGCTGATGAAGGAGTCTCCCTACCAGAACTTCCATTAAACAGTCTGGCTCTTCCGAATAAGTCATCATCTATTCAAAGGTCCATCTCAACAGTTCCTGGTTTTACTGTTCCTGGCAATGAAAATCCCCAGGCCCTTGAACCTGACACTGGACCACGAAGAACGAAAAGTGTCACAGTTGCTGAACTAGCCTCCTCAATTTGCAATACAGGATCCTTGTCTAATGTTTCTTCTCGATCACTGCCACCTGGAACAATTCTTGATGATTCAAGTATCTTGTACTCCTCCATTGTTGGCTCAGGAGATGACATTCCCGAGTTGTACCATAATAATCTTCTTTCCAAACAACCTCTGGTGAAAGAAACTTCTGTGGTGGATAACACTCCGGTAGTCATGGATGACTCCTTTGTAAATGATTCTGATACTGCAGAGAAAATATATCAAGGCATTTTAGCTGGAAAATCTCAAAATGAAAATGATCATAGCCAAATCTACGCAAATCAATTAAGTGGTTCAGAGTCGTTATCTCCAAATCATGCTCAAAACCATATTGAGAAGATTGTAATCACAAATGAAGAAGTTCCTCAAAAAGAAGAGTTTCCTCCATCACCCTCTGACCATCAAAGCATTTTGGTGTCATTGTCCTCGCGGTGTGTATGGAAGGGAACTGTGTGTGAGAGGTCCCATCTATTTCGAATTAAATACTATGGAAGCTTTGATAAACCATTGGGTCGGTTTCTGCGAGACCATTTATTTGATCAG AGTTATCGATGCCATTCTTGTGATATGCCATCAGAAGCACATGTGCATTGTTATACTCATCGGCAGGGAACACTTACCATATCAGTCAAGAAACTACCAGAAATTATCCTTCCTGGTGAAAGGGAGGGAAAGATTTGGATGTGGCACAGGTGCTTGCGATGTCCAAGAATCAATGGCTTTCCTCCTGCCACACAGAGAATAGTAATGTCTGATGCTGCTTGGGGTTTATCATTTGGAAAGTTTTTGGAGCTCAGTTTCTCAAACCATGCTGCAGCCAGCAGGGTGGCAAGCTGTGGCCATTCTCTACACAGAGATTGTCTTCGTTTTTATGG ATTTGGGAAAATGGTTGCTTGTTTTCGATATGCATCAATTGATGTACACTCTGTCTACCTTCCCCCACACAAACTGATTTTTGATTACGGGAATGAAGATTGGATACAAAAAGAATCAAACGAG ATGGTCAACCGGGCAGAGCTTTTATTCTCCGAAGTACTCAATGGTCTTAGTCAAATTGGAGAGAAAAGATCTCCGGGTGTAGCCCAAGGCAATAGTGGCCATAAAACACCTGAATTAAGACGCCAAGTTGGTGATCTGGAAGGGTTGTTGCAAAGGGAGAAACTGGAATTTGAG GAAACTCTTAAAAAGATTTTGAACCAAGAAAAGAGAAATGGCCAACCTGGGATTGACATTCTGGAAATTAATCGATTGTGGAGGCAGTTACTTTTCCAATCATACATGTGGGATCACCGCCTTATTTATGCAGACAGCTTAGCTAATTCCAACAATGAATCTGGTCAAAGCAGTCCAGTTTCAGAGGATAAGGAAATACCTAATGATGAAAACGTGACGACTGCGGTCTCCTTGGCAGGAAGGGGATTCAGTAGTGCCGACTCTATTCATGGAGTAGTTGATGCCAAAAGTTCTCAGTCAGATGCATTTCATCAAGAAGTTGACATGGCCAAAAATAAGCAAAACGAGAAAGAAGAACTTAATCTTTCAAACAGCAAAAGCACAAATGACCATTCTGACCTTATAGAACCTGAATTGGGTGTTCGAAGAGCTCTCTCTGAGGGGCCATTTCCTGTCGTACCTAGTTTGTCTGATACACTTGATGCAAAATGGACAGGTGAAAACCAAAAGGATAGCACATCTGTAAACCCTGATATATCTATGGCAGATGCTTTAACGCCCACTATACAAAGAGAAACATCCTATCTTGGGGATCGCACAGAAGACCAGAGCAGCTCCAAGAGTTTTTTTTCTGCTCCTAAAGGTCACGATAATATAGAAGACTCTTTAAGCTGGTTAGGAATGCCCTTTGTAAACTTTTATCGCCAATTTAACAAGAATTTGTTTGCTAGTAGCCAGAAGATTGAAACACTAGCGGACTACAATCCTGTTTTTGTATCGTCCTTCGGGAAGCTGGAACTCCAAGGTGGTGCAAGGATGCTTCTGCCAATCGGTATTAATGAGACTGTAATTCCAATATATGATGATGAACCCTCGAGTATTATAGCTTATGCCTTGATGTTACCGGAGTATCATTCCCAATTATCTGACGAAGGAGAGAGACCGAAAGAAGGAATTGAGTTGGCATCATCCTTTTTTACCGACTCTGTTGCCTTCCAGTCGTTTTCATCTGCCGATGAATCTGCTTTTGATTCTCAGAAAAGTTTCGGGTCGATCGACGATATGATATTGTCCATGTCTGGGTCTCGTAACTCGTCAATGTTGGACTCGTTGTCTTATAGTAAAGCTATGCATGCTAGAGTTTCCTTCGGAGAAGACGGTCCCCTTGGAAAGGTAAAATATTCTGTGACTGGTTACTATGCGAAGCGATTTGAAGCCTTAAGAAGAGTCTGTTGTCCTTCAGAGCTCAACTACATAAGGTCTCTAAGTCGCTGTAAGAAATGGAGAGCTCAAGGTGGGAAGAGTAATGTATTCTTTGCAAAAACCTTGGATGATCGATTTATCATCAAACAAGTTACCAAAACAGAACTTGAATCGTTCATTAAATTTGGTCCTGAATACTTCAAGTACCTTTCTGAATCCATAGGAACAGGAAGTCCAACATGCCTGGCAAAGATTCTTGGCATATACCAG GTTACGTCAAAGCATCTTAAAGGAGGTAAAGAGACAAGGATGGATGTTTTGGTTATGGAGAATCTTCTATATAGGAGGACCGTGACACGACTTTATGATCTCAAAGGATCTTCCAGGTCTCGGTATAACGCAGATAGTACAGGGAAAAACAAAGTTCTGCTGGACCAGAACTTGATTGAAGCAATGCCAACTTCTCCTATTTTTGTGGGAAACAAAGCAAAACGACTGTTAGAAAGAGCGGTCTGGAATGATACGGGTTTTCTTGCA TCAGTTGATGTAATGGACTATTCATTACTAGTTGGAGTGGATGAAGAAAAGCACGAGTTAGTTCTCGGAATAATTGATTTCATGAGGCAGTATACATGGGACAAGCATCTTGAAACATGGGTGAAAGCTTCAGGAATCCTTGGAGGACCAAAGAACACATCACCAACAGTTATATCACCAAAGCAATACAAGAAAAGGTTTAGGAAAGCAATGACAACTTACTTTCTCATGCTTCCGGATCAATGGTCTCCGCCATCTATGATACCTAGTAATTCTCAGTCTGATTTaggtgaagaaaaagaaaaagaaagcaaTACATAG